The sequence TCGAGAAACAAGGAGTTTCTTTATTTCATTTATTCCTTTTCTTGTGGTTTTGCTCGGATCACAGGCCTTAAAAGGATGGGCTAATTGTAGGTGCTAAATGAATCCAAGGGTGTGCTTTTGAACCAACGAATAAATGTAATACTCCTTCTGTATCAATGGTTTTATTTTAGGCTTTTAATGCTTTTCCGAAAATAAGGCGATGTGAATAATTCATTTATTTTGATAGTATGAATGATTTTCTCGATCAGTTTTTATCAAGCGGGACAATTTTTGCAAAAGATGACCACCACCTTTTTGTGGGTTATGGCAAAAGAAATTGGAGTGCTGAACCGAACAATTCTGTACCAAATTGGTACTTCCCTGATTTTTTTCTAAAGAATCAAAATCCTTGGTTTACCCATCCTTTTTGGGAAATTATCACCACAAAAGAGCTTCAAGGCCGACTTGAAAAAAATTCTACAAAAGTTTCTCTGGAATGGGTCAGTTCGCAAGAAATGATTTTTGATGAATCTTTTGAAAAATTGAAAACAAGTTTTGCGCAAAAAAAACTTAATAAAGCAGTTCCTTATCTTTTTCAAAGAGCATCTCAAGGTCCAACCAAAGACCTTATTGCGAGAATGCTAAGTAAAGCTTTAGAATACACTTTAAATTCACATTTATACATTTATGGCTTTTGGAATGAGAAAGAAGGAATATTGGGCGCAACACCTGAAAAGCTATTTGCAAAAGATGGCTTGGCATTGAGCACAATGGCTTGTGCTGGAACATTAGCTGATGGACAACAATACGGTTCCGAAGCAGAAGCCAAGAAATTGCTTAAAGAGCACAACCTAGTTATTGAAGGAATGAAGGATGATCTTGGTCCGCTTGGTCACTCACTATTAGTTGGTGAAACAACCTGGAGATCCTTTCACCAATTAAATCACCTGATGACTCCTATTGAAATTGTATTACATAAAAACATCCCCTTTTTAGATATTGTGAGAGCCCTGCATCCTACTCCTGCTATTGGGACCTACCCTAAAAAAGAGGGTAGCTTGTGGCTAAAAGAATTTGACGCATTGATTCCAAGACATCGGTTTGGGGCCCCTTGTGCCTGTGCTTTTCAAAACAGAATTTTATGCCTGGTAGCCATCAGAAATGTTCAATGGACTAAAGAAGAAATGCAAATCGGTGCAGGCTCGGGCATCATTGAGGAAAGCATTCTGGAAAAAGAAAAGAATGAGATTGCAGCCAAAATTGCAGCGGTTAAGGGGATGCTTGGCTATGAATGAGGAGCTTGCTCTGAGGGTTCTACAGGAGTTGATCCATCATGGAGTCAAAGAATTTTGCGTTTGCCCTGGAGGAAGAAATGCTCCATTTTGTGCCATCCTTGAGCAAAATAGCCAAATTAAAACTTATTATTGGCATGAAGAGCGGTCTGCTGCTTTTTTTGCAAACGGAAGAAGCCAAGCTACTCAAAATCCTGTTCCGGTTATTGTCACTTCGGGAACGGCAGCGGGAGAGCTGCTACCTGCTACAATGGAAGCCTACTATTCTGGAATTCCTCTTGTTTTAGTTACTGCAGATCGTCCAAGAAATTTAAGGAATACTGGGGCTCCTCAAGTTGCTGAACAGGTAGGTTTGTTTGGTTGCTACGTTCGTCATTGCTATGATCTCGCAGATGCAGAAGAATTTGATCTAGGACTTTGGAAGCAAGATGGACCCTGCCATATTAATGTCTGCTTTGACGAACCACGATCTCCCAGCCAGCATTATGCCCTTTCTCCGCCTCAACCTCAAAAAGCCACTATACCTTCCTCTGAAGCGAACGACTTAAAAGCATTTTTGTTGGCACACAATAGGCCATTAGTCATCCTTAGCACTCTTAAAGAAACTGCCAAGGAACCCATCGTACAGTTCTTGTTAAAGCTAAATGCTCCCATATATCTTGAGGGGATCTCAAATCTGCGAGAAGATCCACGCTTGGCTCATCTAAGATGCTACAGCCCGGACATCCAAAACTGTGCCTGTGATTGTGTTTTAAGAATAGGAGGAATTCCCACTCATCGCGTTTGGCGCGATCTTGAAAAAGATTCCCTTCCTGTTTTTTCAATCAGCGAAACTCCCTTCCCCGGGCTAAGTCACGGAACATTGCTCAGAGCACAACTGGAGCACTTTTTTAGTCAGTTTGAAGATGTTGAAGAAAAATCCTTTGATCAACGTTTCACTAGCCAAAACCAACAGTATAAAAACGAACTTGAAGCTTTGCTAATAGAAGAACCCCTCGCCGAACCAAGTTTATTAAGAGCGCTCTCCGAGTTTATTCCACCTAAAGCACATATTTACCTTGGTAACAGTATGCCCATTCGTAATTGGGATTTGGCTGCAACTAATGATTTTAAACAGTTTAAGATGAGAGCAACACGAGGTCTAAATGGCATTGATGGCCAGCTTTCTTGTTTTTTTGGGTTGACAGAAG is a genomic window of Chlamydiales bacterium STE3 containing:
- a CDS encoding Salicylate biosynthesis isochorismate synthase (Product derived from UniProtKB/Trembl:F8L162;Gene name derived from UniProtKB/Trembl:F8L162;EC number derived from UniProtKB/Trembl:F8L162) produces the protein MNDFLDQFLSSGTIFAKDDHHLFVGYGKRNWSAEPNNSVPNWYFPDFFLKNQNPWFTHPFWEIITTKELQGRLEKNSTKVSLEWVSSQEMIFDESFEKLKTSFAQKKLNKAVPYLFQRASQGPTKDLIARMLSKALEYTLNSHLYIYGFWNEKEGILGATPEKLFAKDGLALSTMACAGTLADGQQYGSEAEAKKLLKEHNLVIEGMKDDLGPLGHSLLVGETTWRSFHQLNHLMTPIEIVLHKNIPFLDIVRALHPTPAIGTYPKKEGSLWLKEFDALIPRHRFGAPCACAFQNRILCLVAIRNVQWTKEEMQIGAGSGIIEESILEKEKNEIAAKIAAVKGMLGYE
- a CDS encoding 2-succinyl-5-enolpyruvyl-6-hydroxy-3- cyclohexene-1-carboxylate synthase (Product derived from UniProtKB/Swiss-Prot:Q6MCA7;Gene name derived from UniProtKB/Swiss-Prot:Q6MCA7;EC number derived from UniProtKB/Swiss-Prot:Q6MCA7) yields the protein MAMNEELALRVLQELIHHGVKEFCVCPGGRNAPFCAILEQNSQIKTYYWHEERSAAFFANGRSQATQNPVPVIVTSGTAAGELLPATMEAYYSGIPLVLVTADRPRNLRNTGAPQVAEQVGLFGCYVRHCYDLADAEEFDLGLWKQDGPCHINVCFDEPRSPSQHYALSPPQPQKATIPSSEANDLKAFLLAHNRPLVILSTLKETAKEPIVQFLLKLNAPIYLEGISNLREDPRLAHLRCYSPDIQNCACDCVLRIGGIPTHRVWRDLEKDSLPVFSISETPFPGLSHGTLLRAQLEHFFSQFEDVEEKSFDQRFTSQNQQYKNELEALLIEEPLAEPSLLRALSEFIPPKAHIYLGNSMPIRNWDLAATNDFKQFKMRATRGLNGIDGQLSCFFGLTEAHVSNWAILGDLTTLYDLSAPWILPQIEAKEIKIVVINNFGGGIFARKFQEKCLQNAHRTQFKHFAALWDLAYEKWDRIPKKGGRGKRMLIELCPNIESTERFWNKFSEIKKRACSAAFH